From the Erythrolamprus reginae isolate rEryReg1 chromosome Z, rEryReg1.hap1, whole genome shotgun sequence genome, one window contains:
- the KCTD11 gene encoding BTB/POZ domain-containing protein KCTD11, with the protein MPDTCQGPGRAGHLVTLNVGGKLYSTTLETLTRFPDSMLGAMFRGPQPALLDSCGNYFIDRDGKTFRHVLNFLRFGRLDLPEGYAELSLLRTEADFYQIRPLLEQLRRVEAERWRQQSNAVLHADVDVTPRRLHFNVRRGPQNYELSSCTVEIFTANVFCTDRHFLAVLRRHLARFECANGNLDEGPTDGQADLSQRGPGLAKTQPSLRGAGERKRWPSYRGICLDDSMDEDEETDDETLNGSLEKSDVEVTTCHHLCLEWAPCPAALPATEYAKQKFRRLRVDGREIQSSNQFLEEVLKVALAQGFRVDSVFPDPADILNARSLRFVRQ; encoded by the coding sequence ATGCCGGACACTTGTCAGGGTCCAGGCAGGGCCGGCCACCTGGTGACCCTGAATGTTGGGGGGAAACTTTACAGCACCACATTGGAAACTTTGACTCGCTTCCCCGACTCCATGCTGGGCGCCATGTTCCGGGGGCCCCAACCGGCACTTCTGGACAGCTGCGGGAACTATTTCATCGACCGCGACGGCAAGACATTCCGCCACGTCCTGAATTTCCTCCGTTTCGGCCGCCTGGACCTTCCAGAGGGCTACGCCGAGCTCTCCTTGCTGCGAACCGAAGCGGACTTCTACCAGATCCGTCCTCTCTTGGAGCAGCTCCGGCGAGTCGAGGCGGAGCGATGGCGCCAGCAGAGCAACGCGGTACTCCACGCCGACGTGGATGTGACTCCGCGGCGGCTGCATTTCAACGTGCGCCGTGGACCCCAGAACTATGAGCTCAGCTCTTGCACTGTGGAGATCTTCACCGCTAACGTCTTCTGCACCGACCGGCATTTCTTGGCGGTCCTGCGTAGACACCTGGCCCGTTTTGAGTGCGCCAACGGGAATTTAGATGAAGGGCCTACTGATGGACAGGCGGACCTGTCACAGAGGGGACCGGGCCTTGCCAAAACTCAGCCATCCCTCCGGGGAGCCGGAGAAAGGAAGAGGTGGCCTTCATATCGCGGAATTTGCCTGGATGACTCCATGGATGAAGATGAGGAGACGGATGATGAAACGCTGAATGGTTCTTTGGAAAAATCCGACGTGGAAGTCACCACGTGCCACCATCTCTGCTTGGAGTGGGCTCCGTGCCCAGCCGCGCTGCCCGCCACGGAGTATGCCAAGCAGAAGTTCCGCCGGCTGCGGGTGGACGGGCGAGAGATCCAATCCTCCAACCAATTCCTGGAAGAGGTGTTGAAGGTGGCCTTGGCGCAAGGCTTCCGCGTGGACTCAGTCTTCCCGGATCCGGCCGATATCCTGAACGCCCGTTCTTTGCGTTTCGTGCGACAGTGA
- the TMEM95 gene encoding sperm-egg fusion protein TMEM95 translates to MCPPTAPCLGSPSPGGSSPPFPSVLLLFFFLLLLFLLAEVPAEGCLHCGHQFKNLQMRFAHLCARYREHFARKRCSKYPWGPKAVRDFALDEDALDLLLEKTHRVLRVIEIKQSLEDLPRFWNWLHEVKIPSETQEALCPPTCHVVALVFNCSTCRRTEIPCRDMRTCYPEYKGLPKVIQTLLYISGSCFFLGLVSCAVEFRFSGVRRK, encoded by the exons ATGTGCCCTCCGACAGCTCCTTGCCTGGGGTCCCCGAGTCCAGGGGGCTCGTCACCGCCCTTCCCctccgtcctcctcctcttcttcttcctcctcctcctcttcctcctggccGAGGTGCCTGCGGAGGGCTGCCTCCACTGCGGGCACCAGTTTAAAAACCTCCAGATGCGTTTCGCCCACCTGTGTGCCCGTTACCGAGAGCATTTCGCCCGGAAGCGCTGCTCCAAATACCCCTGGGGGCCAAAGGCTGTCCGGGACTTCGCCTTAG ACGAAGACGCCCTGGACCTGCTTCTGGAGAAAACCCATCGAGTGCTCAGAGTGATTG AAATAAAGCAAAGTTTGGAGGATCTCCCCAGGTTTTGGAACTGGCTGCACGAGGTGAAGATCCCAAGCGAGACCCAAGAAG ctCTATGTCCGCCTACCTGTC ATGTGGTGGCCTTAGTCTTTAATTGTTCTACCTGTCGCCGGACGGAGATTCCCTGTCGGGATATGAGGACCTGCTATCCAG AATACAAGGGGCTCCCAAAGGTCATCCAGACGTTGCTCTACATTTCCGGCTCCTGCTTCTTTCTTGGATTGGTCTCCTGTGCAGTGGA gtTTCGGTTCAGTGGGGTTAGAAGAAAATAG